The segment CGCGTGACCGTCGCGGAGAGTTCCACCGCGATAAAGTCGCGCTCTGGAAATTGCGCGGCGTGCTCGATAATGAATTCGCCCTTGCCCGCGCCGATCTCGATTTCGACCGGCGCGCGACGGCCGAAAATCGCCGGCGGATCGATAGTGAAAACGCGGTCGTCAGGCGTGATTAGCGCGCGCTGGCCAATTTCGCGCGCCTTGGGATTTCCCCAGATTCGCGCCGCCTTTCTCAATCTCGCCATCAGCAGGGGTGACCCCTGCACCCAATGTTAAAACAAAGATGCGGGCTTGGGCAGGGGTGACCCATGGCAGGGGTGACCCCTGCACCCAGTGAAAAGTGAAAGGAGAAAAGAGAGCGGGAGCCTCGCCTGCCGGCCGCGCCTTCGCAGTCGGTAAGCTGCGGAAAAAGATCCGGGGTCCCTCGGCGGAGCCTGCCCTGAGCGAAGTCGAAGGGCTCGGGACGGCGGAAAAGAACTCGGGATGACACGCTCAGTCGGGGCGCTTCAAGAAAGCCCGCACGCGATCGGCCAGCGGTTTCAGGTCGGTGTTATCGACCAGCGCACTCGCCATCGTGACCGGATCGCCGAAGAAAAAACGCTCATAAAGAACTTGCCGGCCGCCGAACGCGCTGCACGCGACCTCCCACGCCAATCGATAAAGCGCGACGCGCTCTTTGGCGGGCGAATCGGCGGCTGCGAAGTAGCGCTCGATATCCGGCAGCTCGGCGGGATTTGCGAAGTCGCTCGCCGACGGTGTCGCCATCAGTGAACTCGAGCTGTTGAGCTGGATAATCTCGACCATGCGCGGATACAACCGCGGGAAAAGATTGCGCGCGGTGTCCAGCGGCGCTCGCGCCGGCGTGAACACGCCCCACTTGTCCGGCGCGGCGTCAGCTTCGGCGGCGCGCAAGCAGGCGCGCATCGTCTCGGTGGTCATGATCATCTCGGCCAGCCGCTCGCGAACGTGCGGCAACGCCGTCGCGTCGCCGGCCTCGGCGATTCGCGCCGCCAGTCCGAGGATGAACTCGCTCTTCGCGACATTTTTCACAACCACCTGGTGCATCATGTGAACGACCGCGCCGGTGCCCGCATACAGCGCGTTGCATCGCGCGACGTCACCGCACAGGAACACGCGCTCCCACGGGACGAGCACGTTGTCGAACACGACCACCGCATCCATTTCGTCAAACCGCGACGCGAGCGGATGGTCGAAGCGCGAACGGCCCACGTCGCAGGCGTCGCGGCAGATGAACTTCAGGCCCTTGGCGTTGCACGGGATTGCAAACGACAGCGCGAACGGCTCCGCCGCCGGCTCGGCCTTCAACACGGTCGAGGGGAACACGAGGATTTCCTCGCAGAGCGGCGCCAGCGTCGCCAGCATCCGGCAGCCGTTGACGATAATGCCGTCGCTGGTCTTTTCGACGAGCTTGAGCGCGAGGCCGGCGTCGGTATGTCCGGCCCATCCTGCGGCGCGGCTGGCGCGCGGGTTTACCAGGGTATGGGTGGCGCACCAATCGTGACGGCGCGCTTCGATATAATAATTCCAGATGTTGTCGCCGTAGCGCGCATCACTTTCACCGAAAAAGGAGCGCGCCGCCGCCATCGCCGCGAGACTGACGTTTAGGTAATCCGGCGTGCGTCCGAGCATCCCGCATCCGAAGTCCGCCCAGGTCTTCATCATCCGCGCGCGCTTGCGCAGGTCGTCGGCGTTTTTCGGGATTATGAACGACATCCCCGCGCGGCCGCCGTCGTCGGTGCGAAACGTCATGGTTTCGGGATGCTCCAGCTGCATGTCGTAGAGCGAGGCGACCGAGCGCGCACAGTTGGCAAACGCGGAATGGGCGGTAACGTCGCCGGCGCGTGCGCCCCCGATCCAGATTTCCGCGCCGAGCTTTTTCAGCGACGACAGATAGTTGTTGCCCGAGCGCGCGCCCATCTCAGACGGCCTCGCCGTGACGCGGCGTCACCAGCATCGCCAATATTCCGTGTGCAAGTTTCAACGCGCACCTCCGGCGGTATTGCGCTAGGCAGCGGCGCGCTCGGCTCCGCTGATAGACGCTTGAAAGAAAAAGATTGCCTGGCCGGTTCCGATCGCGGCCTCGTATTTTCCGAACTGCTCGCCGCGCCAGGCCCAGCCGTCGCCACCCATCGCACCGGCCATGGTGATGTAGTGCGAGAAGCGGCCCTCGGGCGAGCAATGCGCGCGATAGTCGTCGGCGGCGGCGAGCACCGCGTCATGCCGCCCGGCCTTGAACCATTCCATGATTTGTTCGTCGTAAAGGCGATTGGCGGTTGAAGCGATATCGTCGGGCGACGCCGATGCGCGGTCGAGAATTCGATCGTAGTCCCATAACTTGTGCGACATCCCGCCCGACGCCACGACCACAACCCGGCGATTCGATTTCCAAATAGCCTGTCCGATCGCGGCGCCATAAGCCAAATCGTTTTTGACCGACGCCGTTTGACACACGCTGACCGAGAGCACCCGGCGGCGCGCCTCGTGATTGAAATAGTGCATCACGTTGAGCGTGGGATAGTGCACCGGCAAGTTGTGATGCGCCGACGCAATCGCGCGAATCCCGCGCTCGCGCGCCTCGATCTCAACTCCGCGCGCAAGCTCAGGGTCGCCCCGGTAGTCATATTCGAGGTCATGCAGCATCGCCGGCAGTTCTTCCGAGGTAAACACACCCGACAGCCGCTCGTGCGCATTGAGTACGTACTCCAAAGTCGAG is part of the Candidatus Binatus sp. genome and harbors:
- the hpaB gene encoding 4-hydroxyphenylacetate 3-monooxygenase, oxygenase component, whose protein sequence is MGARSGNNYLSSLKKLGAEIWIGGARAGDVTAHSAFANCARSVASLYDMQLEHPETMTFRTDDGGRAGMSFIIPKNADDLRKRARMMKTWADFGCGMLGRTPDYLNVSLAAMAAARSFFGESDARYGDNIWNYYIEARRHDWCATHTLVNPRASRAAGWAGHTDAGLALKLVEKTSDGIIVNGCRMLATLAPLCEEILVFPSTVLKAEPAAEPFALSFAIPCNAKGLKFICRDACDVGRSRFDHPLASRFDEMDAVVVFDNVLVPWERVFLCGDVARCNALYAGTGAVVHMMHQVVVKNVAKSEFILGLAARIAEAGDATALPHVRERLAEMIMTTETMRACLRAAEADAAPDKWGVFTPARAPLDTARNLFPRLYPRMVEIIQLNSSSSLMATPSASDFANPAELPDIERYFAAADSPAKERVALYRLAWEVACSAFGGRQVLYERFFFGDPVTMASALVDNTDLKPLADRVRAFLKRPD